A single region of the Candidatus Thermoplasmatota archaeon genome encodes:
- a CDS encoding peroxiredoxin, whose protein sequence is MTLAEGAIAPDFTLPDHDGRPVRLAGLRGRRVLLTFHAEDDTPACTEQLRAFSDARAAFEAAGVRIFGISADDAATHAAFRAKARLGFPLLADRDRAVAKRYGAFGEKTLYSRKVQGTIRTTVVIGADGRVERIFRNLRVKGHAARVLEAIA, encoded by the coding sequence ATGACGCTCGCGGAAGGCGCGATCGCGCCGGACTTCACGCTGCCCGACCACGACGGACGCCCCGTGCGCCTCGCCGGGCTGCGGGGACGGCGGGTCCTCCTGACCTTCCACGCGGAGGACGACACCCCCGCCTGCACCGAGCAGCTCCGCGCCTTCAGCGACGCGCGCGCGGCGTTCGAGGCCGCGGGCGTGCGGATCTTCGGCATCAGCGCCGACGACGCCGCGACCCATGCCGCGTTCCGCGCGAAGGCGCGCCTCGGGTTTCCCTTGCTCGCCGATCGCGACCGCGCGGTCGCGAAGCGGTACGGCGCCTTCGGGGAGAAGACGCTCTACAGCCGGAAGGTCCAGGGAACGATCCGCACGACCGTCGTGATCGGCGCCGACGGTCGCGTCGAGAGGATCTTCCGCAACCTCCGCGTCAAGGGGCACGCCGCGCGCGTCCTCGAGGCGATCGCGTGA
- a CDS encoding glycosyltransferase, with the protein MPVAPSFTVVVAVRNEAATLPAALEALARQRYPPDRLEVLVVDGGSTDGSAAIASRYPFRVLADGGRGPGAARNLGVAAARGSIVAFTDGDCRPDPGWVAALAERFADPDVVGVGGALRHPDRGTVFSRLEDLTLRATYRGFITSNVAYRASALAVVGGFDEALTCGEDWDLYWRILDAGGRIVYAPEAVVWHDPPESASPARYLRKQFWYARSDVRLFAKRARALAERRGKRGRSAVAPIRAAAANATGYALLAAGALGGLPAAAAAGAVLASSGLAPIVASPEAAAHRGRLLAAGVLKGAVRAVGTAAGLADLARRRPRVTLRRAPAWALAKPAPILNPPSAIPREA; encoded by the coding sequence GTGCCCGTCGCCCCTTCCTTCACCGTGGTGGTCGCCGTCCGCAACGAAGCGGCCACCCTCCCGGCGGCGCTCGAGGCGCTCGCGCGCCAGCGCTACCCGCCGGACCGGCTGGAGGTCCTCGTCGTGGACGGGGGATCGACCGACGGGTCGGCCGCCATCGCGTCGCGGTACCCCTTCCGGGTGCTCGCGGACGGCGGCCGCGGCCCCGGCGCGGCGCGCAACCTGGGCGTCGCGGCCGCGCGGGGATCCATCGTCGCCTTCACGGACGGCGACTGCCGTCCGGACCCCGGTTGGGTCGCGGCGCTCGCCGAGCGTTTCGCGGATCCCGACGTCGTCGGCGTCGGCGGCGCCCTGCGTCACCCCGACCGGGGCACGGTCTTCTCGCGGCTTGAGGATCTGACCCTCCGCGCGACCTACCGCGGCTTCATCACGAGCAACGTCGCGTACCGCGCCTCCGCCCTCGCGGTGGTCGGCGGCTTCGACGAGGCGCTCACCTGCGGGGAGGACTGGGACCTCTATTGGCGCATCCTCGACGCGGGCGGGCGCATCGTGTACGCGCCCGAGGCGGTCGTGTGGCACGACCCGCCCGAAAGCGCCTCCCCCGCGAGGTATCTGCGGAAGCAATTCTGGTACGCGCGTTCCGACGTGCGGCTCTTCGCGAAGCGGGCCCGGGCGCTTGCGGAACGTCGCGGGAAGCGGGGACGGTCCGCGGTCGCCCCCATCCGCGCCGCGGCCGCGAACGCGACGGGCTACGCGCTCCTTGCGGCCGGCGCCCTCGGCGGCCTCCCCGCGGCCGCGGCGGCGGGCGCGGTCCTCGCTTCCAGCGGGCTTGCGCCCATCGTCGCGTCCCCGGAGGCCGCGGCCCATCGCGGCCGCCTGCTCGCCGCTGGCGTCCTCAAGGGCGCGGTCCGCGCCGTCGGGACGGCCGCGGGGCTCGCCGACCTCGCGCGCCGGCGACCGCGCGTGACCCTGCGGCGCGCCCCCGCGTGGGCGCTCGCGAAGCCGGCGCCGATCCTAAATCCCCCTTCGGCCATCCCCCGCGAGGCATGA
- a CDS encoding HAD family hydrolase: MNADLDAIVFDLDDTLVDATAADRAALDDVIATVAPRLHPEAAALLDRDHDEILAEARRVFHAGGAWTGPEARFARLLARHGVEDPALARDLAARYFRVRAETIRPYQGVAAAVEDLAGRYPLAIVSNAPAGLPEDTLARTGLARHFRVVVSAGAAGVRKPDPAIFRLALDRLGVAPARTMMVGDAWTIDLEPALALGMRAVLVADPAVRRSRMFEGDGPVDTTRATARIASVAELPALLRRAP, from the coding sequence GTGAACGCGGACCTCGACGCGATCGTCTTCGACCTCGACGACACGCTCGTGGACGCGACCGCCGCCGACCGCGCGGCGCTCGACGACGTCATCGCGACCGTCGCGCCGCGGCTGCATCCCGAAGCGGCGGCCCTCCTCGACCGCGACCACGACGAGATCCTCGCGGAGGCCCGTCGCGTCTTCCACGCGGGCGGGGCCTGGACGGGGCCCGAGGCGCGCTTCGCGCGCCTCCTCGCGCGCCACGGCGTGGAGGATCCCGCGCTCGCGCGCGACCTCGCGGCGCGCTACTTCCGCGTCCGCGCCGAGACGATCCGGCCCTACCAGGGGGTCGCGGCCGCGGTGGAGGACCTCGCCGGCCGATACCCGCTTGCGATCGTCTCGAACGCGCCCGCGGGCCTCCCGGAGGACACGCTCGCGCGAACGGGCCTCGCGCGCCACTTCCGGGTCGTCGTGAGCGCGGGCGCCGCGGGCGTGCGGAAGCCCGACCCCGCGATCTTCCGCCTGGCGCTCGATCGGCTCGGCGTCGCGCCGGCACGGACGATGATGGTGGGCGACGCGTGGACGATCGACCTCGAGCCCGCCCTCGCGCTCGGGATGCGCGCGGTGCTCGTTGCCGACCCCGCGGTGAGGCGCAGCCGCATGTTCGAGGGCGACGGTCCGGTGGATACGACCCGCGCCACCGCGCGCATCGCCTCGGTCGCCGAACTTCCCGCGCTCCTCAGACGGGCGCCCTGA